tttcacacacattctctactcttaatctcaaatTCGTATTCTAtacacgctttcgtttccaattttcaattacactggaaggaggccgcggaggtgtgTCATCTCGAGCTCAGAAgggaaaggaaataatgaatccgcggaaggaggaccccaacattcaatccaccgatgatgagatcgacaTCTTCCGAATTCGAAACCTGAaatacaaggaagtaccgatgcaattacttctaaggttcgagaacttcctcctctaaagtcttctattttcactaaaattttgagaatgcCACTCtttcgtcgggagaaatgcgtgcaaaatgttaGCACTGCAAtgtttcctacaaattccaagccagcGACGACTATAGGtcattgaaacgacatgtagaaacgaagcacccgacgaaatttggactcgaccgttctcaaacacaattatcaagattttcttcaactagtgaTAGTACCGATTCCAATTTATtattatattcggataataaattaagagaatcgttagctaaatttgtttccgtagaacatatttcttttagttttggatctaaatgcacatttgaagatttttgtaaagaatctcttaattcatgtgttaaacgtgttcctagaactacacttactcatacaattaaaaaattagtaaaacaagggaaaaagaatttaattgatgaatttagtaaattagataatatcggaacataaagaaactttattatctaatttactacctattggcaaacacattcataTATGGGTGCGACttgtcattggatcgataactcttagaacctcaaaaaaaaattgttagcttatagagtttttgatgaatcacataatgctcataacatcacacaattattatgtttaattttagaagaatatgacttaacttataaaatattttcaatattattagataatgctagttctaataccaattgtatagatgatctaaaatttgtttgattattagcggtttatttttttatattcgttgtgtatgtaatgttttaaatttatgtgatcaaggaaattttataaaattatattaaaccaattagaattataatttcttatttacgatctcatccatctataatgaaacaatgaggtagattttgtaaaactaatggaatgagacctaaaaaatttacaCGTGATGCATCAACacattggaattcaacataccaattattacaagatttatttgaatataaagaattattatgttcattttttgaatcaaatactaatactaatatatatttattttcacaacaatggaatatttgtagtagtatttgtgaaattttaaaggtatttattgatgcaaccgaacaactttccggtgtttattatcccactgctcaattagttttagaaattttttattagttttaaatgaacatattaataatgaatctttatctccctgcatcttagctatgaaaattaaatggaaaaaatatttttattttattcctgaaatgtatttaattgcatttgctttagatcctagatttaaatgagaagttttacaagaaatgttaactttatattactctttaattccaattaaataattttcttctcctgATTcagataatattatatataatgttagaatttagttatatgatatttataatcaatggtatgcaaaatatggaacacaaattaatatttttgaaatacaacaaactactagtagtaatttaaaacttacaaaaacacaacttttattaaaagaatgaacaaaacatccacgaggatcctcaagttccacacatgaacttgagaattattttacgacttcttttgattttaacgAAGCAAATagcgaaaatttcgatatcttaaagtggtggtcacagaaggctcaaagcttttccGTCCTCTCTGTAATcgtcaaagaaattttagcttgtccaatgtcaactgttgctgtggagcagacgttcagtgctgacggcaacatattagatgaacaacGATCAATTTTGTCTCCCAACTCATTGGAAGGcaaagcattactggacgattagaCCATAgcagagaaaagaatccaaggaatgcaactttcagatgatgaagttgaaaattttgatacTGAATGAACGAATACGATAGGAACGGGAAATGAAAGTGAGTgaaaatataaaagaataaaaatgtaaaagaactacgtgagctttgattcccctaagggGATACATAgccaacttaaataagtgcaagactttttttcaataaattttaatttgtaatgtttaatttataatttataatttataatttataatttttaatttttaatttttaatttttttaacataataattttgaaccgtgacgaaccgtgaaccggcggttccgaaccgtgaaccgtaactaTTTTGGGCGGTTAAAGTTAAGGATCGATCTGTCTGAAACCGTCGAACTGACAGTTCTAAATCGTCGAAATTGTCAATTTtaaaccgtggtcaggtctagatATGGATAACGCAATAACTACCAAAAATCAAATTTTTGCATCGTAATTCTACTACTTTTAACTATATTGATCCATTACAAACAGGGTGCCCCCTCGCGTCGACAGGATCGAAGTATTTTATTTAAGTCACTCGATGGCTGATATATTGCGGAGAAGTATATAAATTACTGATAAATTAGATAGATTGCTCAGGCAGCGACGACGGCTATCTTCATGCCGGCCTGGCAGTGGCCGGCGATGCTGCAGATGAAGTAGTTGCTGCCTCTGGCGAGGGTGATGCGGTCGTTGCCGGAGGTGTAAGTCCGGGAGCCGCGCGGCGCCGAGCAGCCGTTGTAGCCGGCCACGCTCACCGCCACCACGTTGTGCACCGAGGGGCTGTACCTGAACACTGCACGCAATGCACCTCTCATACATAAACAATCGTCTTTAACCAGAAAATTAGCTTGCCATGCATTAAGTTTACGTGTGATGCGTCCTTAGCTTACCGAGGACGTCGCCGGCGCGGAATCGCTTCCCGCGGGTCCAGCTGGCCGTGTTGAAGGTCCAGCCGCCGCTGTCGCCGACGGTGTAGGTAGCTGCGTCAGCAGCGTGAGCAAGGAGGAGGCAGAGTAGTAAGGCCAGCCCGAGGGCGGCGGTAGCTCGGCTGGCACTGCCACTTCCCTGAGCCATGTGTCTCCTAAAGATCGACTTCTACTAGAAGAGGGAAGAGACGTATACTCGACTCTGTTGGATGAAAGTGAGAAGGAAAAGGTCGATTATATAGAGGGAAAGAGAATGATCAAATAGAGGTAGTGCCGTAGTGGGGTGGGGGGAAGAAAGGTTAATGGAGTTAGAATGGAAATTGCAGCGAGAAGTCGTTGAGGGTGCTAAATTTTACTGAGGCCTGTCGGTGGAGGATTTGTACCAACTGCAATTGAAATCGACCAACCACTCGCCTACCGCCACTGAGCTCACCCTCTTACCTCTCTCACGGAATTCATTACTCGGACAAGAGAGTCAGAGCAGTCTCTGTTTTCTGTTCTCTGCCGAGCACCAAAGTCAGTGGTGCCCTTAAACTGGAATCCTACCGGCTGATCAACCGATTAAATGGGAAGGAAGGCGTTTTAGTCCGTGTTTTTTTGCTAGCTTCTTTTGACCACACCGCGCGCCTCTGAACAATCGAACAGCTCCCGCGAAAGCAGACTTTACGCGAAACCGTGTGGAACTCCCCTGACAATTGCACTCTGCTTTTTGAGGTAATGGGACGGAAAGCTCGATCGGTTGCTCTGCTTAATTTGCGGCCGAAACAAACACCCCCAACATAAATCCCTTCTTCCTTTTGCTATTTAATCCACACTCCATTTTCAACGTACGTGATGTGGGATGAAATCTGCATGATCTCATTAGAGCaggttatttgattttattacttccactttaaacaaaaagaaaaagaaaaatctgttaCTGAAAGAAAATTGTAGTTGATAAATAAGTTCAATTTGCATCACAGTACCCTAGACTTTGTTTTTGTTAGTCGAATCAAAATTAAAAGGGTCAAGTAGAGAAGATGGATTGTGAGACATGGACACTTGAATTACAtcttaatttttcttatttatgaagATCTAGGCTGTCACCAGAAGAATGGAAAGCAATTAAATCGCCTTAAGAGAGTGGCAGTTTAATTTCTTCTCGTAATTAACTTTTTCCTTATTTATGTCAACTTTGCAAGTAAGTTTTTCTTTAGCATTTTTAAGACTTTCTTGTTCGGCAATCTAGCAAAATCAGTAATTGGTTAGGTATTAGATTCGGAGAATTTTTTCATCAACTTACGAGGATTTGGATCTATGTGAACAAATATACGATGTGGGGATCCTCATGGTTAAATATAAACACAATGATACATAATTAGTTAATAATATGTgaacaaataaataataataaaacaattcCTAGAAAATATCCAATAATATGTGCACAATCTACTTATCCATTTGTTCAACGTACCCAATTAATCTAAACGACTTTAATCCATTCAATAGGTATGCTAACTCAATTAATCTAAATACTTTTATTGGTTTAATTAATATCATCAGAATATTTAGCATAATCAACTCAGCTAACCTACCTTATTTGGCTAATTTGGCTGTCGTATCTTGATCGAACTTTTCACTTCTATTAAACTAGTCAATTTGCCCAATCCACTTAGTCCACTCAGCCCCACTAGCCCACTCAGTCCAAAATAGGTTGCTCAACTCATCTGATCCAACCAGCCCATTTAGTATTATCTAGTCCTTATGAGATTATACTACACAATGCATCATCAACATCAATCAATATTAatttaaagggagattttaaatTATTCAAGAATGACAATCTAGAAACTTAAAAGTTTTTTGGAGAACtttataaaatattctagagTTTATAAGGAACTAGGAGTCAAGAAAATTCTAGATATCATAAAAGGGTTATAGTTATGAATATTTTAGATCCGGTAagataaagaaattaatctacgTAGAGTAGTATAAATAGGGAATGATGTCATCTTTTATGTACATGGAAAGCAAGAGCAAATAATATCTTCTTTGATATGGCGGAATTCCATAAGTTACGAGTTTGAGCTGTTAGTTCAAGTTAAGACCGGTCAAATACGATCTAAAGGAATTGCACAGATGAGACTCAGGTTTAATTGAACCGACTCAATATATTAATTCATAGGATTCAATTTTAGTTAGGTACAAGTTAGTTACAATGACTCTAGTCCTATCTCGACTCTCGACCTTGATACGTCATCTGGCCCAGTCTCAGATTCTGACATCCTCCATGTCTCAGTTctcatataatttaatttagtctCAGATTCTGGCATCCTCCATATCTTAACTCTCGACCCGACACACCATCTAGCTTAGTCTTAGATCCTGGAATCCTCTATGTCTCAGTTCCGGTCATCGATATCGCCTATGTCTAGGCCTTAGTCGTCGGCACCCACTCCGGCTCAGTATCTTATCCGAGTATCACCTATATCTTGATCTCAGTCGACAACATCCACTCCGGCTCAATTTTAGATTCCGACATCATCGTTAAGGAAGCGACCTAGGCCGCCGACACGTCTTTTGTCAGTCTCAGATCCTGACATCATTATTAAGGTCTCGGCCCATGCCGCCGACACTACTTCTGTCAGTCTTAGATCCTAACACTATCATCTAGGTCTCGACCTAGGCCACTAGCGCCTCCCACTCGCAAGGCCACTCAACATCGATGTTGCTTCATCATCCATTCTAGTATTGGATCTCCCCTCTGCGAGCCTTGAACAAGGTCATTTTTCTCCAAACAATTGACTATGAATATTCCATGACACGCGGTGCCAAATGAATGGAAGGTTAGTTATGAAGTTGTCAGATCTGGTCCTCTAGATGCTCTCTTACAAGCACGTGACACCTAATGAATGAAGAGGTAAATAACGACTGTCGGATCTGGTCCACTCGTCAACGTATACAATCATGATGGAGGAGCGTGCGACGTCGAAAGCATTTATGACGTGAAGATGCTCTCCTGACAGTTATATAAACCCTTTAAGAAGATTAGTGCAAGAGATCCCTTCAATCCGAACTCTCTAAACTCTCCATCAAATTTTCCTCTTCTTCGCCATATTCGTCTTCCTTCATACCGTTTCAAATAAATCCAATAAACCCTAATTTGCTGAGGACTTCTTTATCATTCGCACCAACTCCAAGGAACTGATGAGTTGCTCATTCACTGACTTATGGTTTGACCATCGACGATTTTTGACCTGAACATTCTTATTTAATTCTCTCCTCTACTTCAACGTTGTCTTCTTATTTAGTTCTCTTTTTTACTTTAACATAATCGCAACCCAACGACCATTATAAGAATTTGCATTACTGGATTCTAAATTTCTTGTTGAGGCCCATTATGACCCAGAGATGAGATTCATTTAACAtaatctatttttcataaaagTAGATTTATTCAACTCATTTCACTCATCTAATTCCTTATCTCATACGATTCACATAGCTGGTtcaatctattctatttttttttaattaatttattagctTTTTAACGAAAGGAAAACAAAATGAAGAATTCAATATATAAAATGATACTTCTTAATCAGCCACTTTTGTTTTTGATGTTAATTAATCTTGTTTTAACTTCTCATGGGAATCTCGCTTGCCCGTGGCAAACAAATTAAAAGATACCACGGACAAGAATGAAAAGGGTATTCCTTGTCGATCATAAAGTCATGCTCGTCCATCCAGTGGCCTCGAATCCACGAAACTCGAAGTCCAGAACGGTGCGTGCAACATGCGACCTTTATTTCCATTGACCCCAACATGTCAACATCTCCCTACAAAAGTAACGGTGGGAGCAAATGGAATTCGATTCACTTAACAATTTGACTTGCTAGGGCCTCTACGATTCATATTCTCTCGCCTTGCCAATTTCCACAGATAGGACACTGCAGGATGTCAGTGTCACTGGCCGCAGCTTCATAATTAATTAAGAAGGAAGGTTTAGTAATAATAGCTTAATTCAGTATTAAATCACTACGAGGAGAGGTAGCTAGGGAACATTGCAGGGCCATGGGCGATCCTTTTGATGTCCCCATGCGCAGGACAATTACGCAAATGAGTGGCCGGACGTTGGATCAAATGCTCAAGGGCTCACTGTGTGTTCTGACGCCCAGAATagttaattaaaaagtttttGTCCTTTACTTCATCATTCAGTATTAACAGGGGTTTAATCACATCAAGGGGGGCAATGCGTGCGCTTAGCTGACGCATGCAGGAATTAACTATAGGAGTTGCATGGGGGGAGAAAGATATACATGTAAAGGGAAAGCGTCGACGTAGTTCTCGAAAGCTTTTTTCTCTGAATTTAACGAGTTTTCGGCTTGTAAATTAGCAGGCATGCTCTCGTCTAATGATGTTTGTGTTTTAATATGCACACAGCTGCCGCTGATGCTTCCTTGTGATATGTGTCTCGTGCTCTGTAGGATTAGAGGCGTTAATttgaaaagaacaaaaaaaaaaaaatgatttagagTTGATTGTACAAGTTTCAGGCTTCAAAAGGCTGCTTTAATTTGCTGCTTGAGTGAGGCAATTAAAAGAGTCCATCATGAAAAAGACCATGCAATGGCTTGTCTGTTGATCTCTGCTTTCTATATAAGCTTTTCAGAGAGGTTTGAGATGAATTCTAGTTTATATTACTGAGTGAGACTGTATAAGACGAGACTAAAAGAAGCCTCTGCTtttgaagagaagagaggagaggagatgaGCTGCTGCTTTTGAGAAGCCCCATGGCGGTGGCCGTACGCCTCTGCGCCTCCTCTCACCGGCAACGCGTGCTCCAATGTCGGCGTCCTTGAGCATGACCTCACCATGTGCTCCACTGATAGGTAGTAAGTAGGCACAACACAACACTCCTTTTGCTCACGGCATCATGTGGTCTTTCCTAAAGACACCTTTGTCAGTACGCTCGGAGGACACACCAAAAAAACAAAGACTGTGCCTTTGCTTCTCCCGAAGAGGCGGATTGATGCCAGGGATTGTTATTTGCGATGCTTGTTTTCAGTGACTTTGCTTTCGTCTTAATCCAGTGGGGTTGTTTACTTCGTAGATTAGGTGTTTGAGAGAATGCCCAACTGGCTGTGCTCGGCGTGTCTGGTGGGTCCACTGCTTCACTCACCATCATCATGGTTTTGTTTGGATCTCATTATTTTAGTCCGTTCATCATGTGGTCAGCGTTAATTGGTCAAATCCATTGGCACAGCCATCATTAGAACAATTAAAATAGCATCATGAACTGCTCAGGTCTCTTCAACCCTACTCCATGGTAAAGAttctatccttttttttttttcctccttccaAGTTTTGAATGGAATTATGGAAACATCATTAATTTGAATGGAATTTGATTTAGTTGGTGGTTTTATGACCAGGACCTCATTTAATACTAAAAAGAATCTGTTATCAGAAAAATGAGTGGTAGAATGACCAACCTTCAAAGTCACACAGACATGATGTATGATCACGCACCATCCTCCCATTCTGCTGATATTTGTAAAGTTGTGATCCTGTCTATTGGCCATTAAGTTCTTCACTGTTCACATTCTCTGAAGTTCAGATCTGTCACATTTTACAATCGGATGAGGAAATTTAGGCATAAGACACTGTAGACAGACAATTGTCTGTGATCATAGATCCTAATGCACATGTGACTCTGATTACAGCAGCATGTTTCTCCAATGCAACAACAATAAGTAAGTCTTCTTATTTTAGTGTTCTGTCCTTTGTAGCCATTGTCTGGGGCATCTTTTCTCTCATGCACCTGAATTGTACAGGGCTGCTAATAAATTATTCAGGTGAGAGACTGCCGAGAAAACCTTAAATACTTCATGCCTCACCAGATTGGGGTTGAAGGGAAGTGCTGCTTTGTCCAAAAGAACACGGGCCTAAGGGAGGTAGGAGCAGAGAAGGGTCAGAGTTTCTCACTGAAGCATATCCATTGTTTCTCCCTCATCATAGCACAATCTATCTGCTCATAGATAGTCACAGGTCAGGGTCCATATCATCTCCACTTAATTTTCCTCTTTTGCCAGTCATCAATCAGCTGTGGTTATCCTCCCTCCTCTTTGATTGCATCCGAGTCTGTAGAACTTTGAAGCAGTAGGGAATTTTCTGCATTCAAAGGTAGCATATGCTTTTACCATCTTCCTGAAACTTTTGACCTCTTTGAATTCTTGAGCTCAAGTTGAGTATCAAATTTTGCACAAGCTTATCTTGAAGCTTCATGCACAAGTTTAAGTCTGTTGTTGTTTTATCTTCCATCCTCTATCTAGCAAGGGCAGGGCATAACTGTTGCTAATTTACATCATTTTTCCTCTTTGATATAATTGCAAATATCAGCATAACATCAATTCTTTTCAAAGTTTACTACTCATTTATATTGTTCATTTGCCTATGTTTACTGTAAATTCTTTTCCTGTCACAGtgaaataatgaaaaggaaaaaaaaaaagtgaagcaTCGAATGCAATTATCTCTATTTATCTATAAATTAAAACAATTGCAGAGTCATGTTTTTATCAATTGTATAATCAGAAACAAATTATTCTGTCATTTTAATTAAAGAAACAATAAGTCAACCCTGTCTCACTACTTATTTTCCATTAGAAGTCAAGTTCCCCAGTAAACATGAGAAACGGCATTCACTTCTTTTCTTTTACTGTTGAAAGTGAGATTTTGCTGAGCATTTCAAGTAACCTATCATAACCAATTGTTTCCTACTAATGGGAATCATGTTGTGGGGCATTTTATTGAATGTTAGTTGCATGAAATAAGATAGACCTCAATGAAGCATGATACAAGTTCTAAGGTTGGTGGGCATTTAAATTTGATTCCCAAGCTAAGttttgtttaagatatcaaaatatCATCCTATCTCAATCAGTTAGTCCTATCAATATGCGCACATTAGCATATCTCAGTTGCATGATCATTTTTTGAGAGAGTACAGCATAGCATCTG
This region of Zingiber officinale cultivar Zhangliang chromosome 9A, Zo_v1.1, whole genome shotgun sequence genomic DNA includes:
- the LOC122020459 gene encoding basic blue protein-like, which codes for MAQGSGSASRATAALGLALLLCLLLAHAADAATYTVGDSGGWTFNTASWTRGKRFRAGDVLVFRYSPSVHNVVAVSVAGYNGCSAPRGSRTYTSGNDRITLARGSNYFICSIAGHCQAGMKIAVVAA